A window of the Tachysurus fulvidraco isolate hzauxx_2018 chromosome 6, HZAU_PFXX_2.0, whole genome shotgun sequence genome harbors these coding sequences:
- the LOC113661277 gene encoding cystathionine beta-synthase-like protein, with the protein MNKTSLLSGDHKLKDKNQVQKGMEEKKEEEKVMERNWIRPDLTSKCTWQLGGPKTNSPHVHAERMKPPSILPNILTHIGNTPLVRINKIPKMFEVKCEILAKCEFFNAGGSVKDRIAIRMVEDAERDGILKPGDTIIEPTSGNTGIGLALVAAVKGYRCIIVMHEKMSMEKVHVLHGLGANIIRTPTDARFDSPESHMGVSWHLKNEIPNSHILNQYRNPSNPLAHYDNTAEEILEQCDGKIDMLVAGAGTGGTITGIARKLKEKCPNIQVWLESVHHNKKHLFFFTFFIFPASHLSFLFYFLISLVHCCGFCTFF; encoded by the exons ATGAACAAAACGTCTCTGTTGAGCGGAGACCACAAGCTGAAAGATAAGAACCAAGTGCAGAAAGGAatggaggagaagaaagaggaagagaaggtcATGGAGAGGAACTGGATCCGTCCAGATCTGACCAGCAAGTGCACGTGGCAGCTCGGAGGGCCGAAAACGAACTCGCCTCATGTCCACGCAGAACG GATGAAGCCACCCAGCATTCTTCCAAACATCCTGACGCACATCGGAAACACGCCGCTGGTTCGCATCAACAAGATTCCCAAAATGTTCGAGGTGAAGTGTGAGATCT tGGCTAAGTGCGAGTTCTTTAATGCTGGAGGCAGTGTGAAAGATCGCATTGCCATCCGTATGGTGGAGGATGCTGAGAGAGACGGCATCCTCAAACCCGGAGACACCATCATCGAGCCTACTTCTGGAAACACAG gTATCGGCCTGGCCCTGGTTGCAGCAGTAAAAGGTTATCGCTGTATAATCGTCATGCATGAGAAAATGAGCATGGAGAAG GTGCACGTGCTGCACGGTCTCGGGGCCAATATCATCCGGACTCCGACCGATGCTCGTTTTGACTCTCCAGAGTCTCACATGGGCGTGTCCTGGCACCTGAAGAATGAGATCCCCAACTCCCACATTTTAAATCAGTACCGTAACCCCAGCAACCCTCTGGCTCACTATGACAACACGGCCGAAGAGATCCTAGAGCAGTGCGATG GTAAAATAGACATGCTGGTGGCCGGAGCTGGAACAGGTGGCACCATCACCGGCATCGCACGCAAGCTGAAGGAAAAATGCCCGAATATCCAGGTATGGCTCGAATCTGTCcatcacaacaaaaaacaccttttcttctttacattCTTCATCTTTCCAGCATCTCATTtatcatttctattttatttccttatttctttAGTTCATTGTTGTGGCTTTTGTACTTTCTTTTAA